One part of the Anopheles coustani chromosome 2, idAnoCousDA_361_x.2, whole genome shotgun sequence genome encodes these proteins:
- the LOC131263584 gene encoding uncharacterized protein LOC131263584, producing the protein MSTKLSNGGQPGTNTNAGMTTTNNSTNDSPDVQVTVKDLPISFKVKYLGSQPATGLWGIKHTRLPVDHLVSVAKNLPPNRILPFCNLTVSLDGVKIESITSKLTSVSNFTIDTISYGVQDLVYTRVFAMIVVKENYNLKEKNPFDVHAFVCDSRAMARKLTFALAASFQDYSKRVKESEEENGGSGVDSEKSLRKKFAIDLRTPEEMQQDITEQETEA; encoded by the exons ATGTCGACGAAGCTGAGCAACGGCGGGCAGCCGGGAACTAACACCAATGCCGGCATGACCACtaccaacaacagcaccaacgACTCGCCCGACGTGCAGGTGACCGTTAAGGATCTGCCGATCTCGTTTAAG GTGAAATACCTTGGCAGTCAACCTGCAACGGGACTTTGGGGAATCAAACATACGAGGCTCCCAGTTGACCATCTA GTCAGTGTGGCCAAAAATCTTCCACCGAACCGAATTCTTCCATTTTGCAATCTTACGGTGTCGCTCGACGGCGTGAAAATCGAATCGATCACCTCGAAGCTGACGTCGGTGTCCAATTTTACGATCGATACCATATCGTACGGCGTGCAGGATCTCGTCTATACGCGAGTATTTGCAATGATCGTTGTTAAGGAAAACTACAATCTGAAAGAGAAGAATCCCTTCGATGTACACGCATTCGTGTGTGACAGTAG GGCGATGGCACGAAAATTAACTTTCGCGTTGGCTGCATCCTTCCAGGACTACTCGAAGCGGGTAAAGGAATCGGAAGAAGAGAACGGTGGCAGTGGCGTAGACTCAGAAAAATCCCTACGGAAGAAGTTTGCCATCGACCTGCGCACGCCGGAGGAAATGCAGCAGGACATAACGGAACAAGAGACGGAAGCGTGA
- the LOC131264642 gene encoding histone acetyltransferase KAT6A: MLPPATIQKALIALLLMLVTIADARILPSRSKQVKVYSYVLPAGAEEIRDDINHSFACANRSDGFYVDIDNDCQIFHRCQDRARFSFICAERTVFSQMYQTCVHDGQLGYPCEDSVQYYPEGEDYEPSSSGYESAAAPAQPEEAQPDQPAEAAEAPQAPSKSSEMFMPPVEPANDVEAINEVQPVSQDNTLVASEQTVVKVEEAKDEAEQEQQNDASHHQVNADLFDSVEDESDVPSENSAQEVLDDAEPAGAPFVVPTELSGADSISQEETQEVEVLDDSTQQQQEQENQQELEEKVQDAASETLPTSETSNVSQDSEITNAEFPIHENVPATPEMLFTQTVHGEEYAGDALLNAVQSVEELEPIVHDIIVEHADQNELQPQVAEMVQDPLPAKVDAMEEGVNEVLPELDNAPADMEAAPLALVTADAGSSEGAASNGVDALAESAVESDQQVNELSPGSAIDGDVVTADDSSEANVSSVVGDVTNSDEPEQLASAPEVADVKADSTDEEAEESSISYFSFAAVNQPAEDDQQSSVEVVAAEPSKALESPAIVEEMVPLRPNDSVDLPELIVSTEFHLDSATQGPAIRRRKTFLFRADAIRSRQ, translated from the exons ATGCTGCCTCCTGCCACAATACAAAAAGCGTTGATAGCGCTTTTACTGATGCTAGTGACGATCGCCGACGCCAGAATACTGCCGAGCCGG AGCAAACAAGTGAAAGTATACAGCTACGTGCTGCCAGCGGGAGCGGAGGAGATACGTGACGATATTAATCACTCGTTTGCGTGCGCCAACCGTTCCGATGGGTTCTACGTCGATATCGACAACGACTGCCAG ATTTTCCATCGCTGCCAGGATAGAGCACGGTTCAGCTTCATTTGCGCCGAGCGCACAGTATTCAGCCAGATGTACCAAACCTGTGTTCACGATGGGCAGCTAGGTTATCCCTGTGAGGACTCCGTTCAGTATTACCCCGAGGGTGAAGACTATGAGCCTTCGTCGTCCGGTTACGAGTCGGCTGCAGCGCCAGCTCAGCCAGAAGAAGCCCAACCTGACCAGCCAGCCGAAGCTGCAGAAGCTCCTCAAGCACCATCCAAGTCTTCCGAAATGTTCATGCCTCCAGTTGAACCTGCGAATGATGTAGAGGCGATCAATGAGGTACAACCAGTGTCACAAGACAATACGCTGGTAGCCTCTGAACAGACTGTGGTAAAGGTGGAGGAAGCGAAAGATGAAGCCGAACAGGAACAGCAGAACGATGCTAGTCATCATCAAGTGAATGCAGACCTTTTCGATTCGGTCGAAGACGAGAGTGACGTGCCATCGGAAAATTCTGCACAAGAAGTTCTGGACGATGCCGAGCCTGCTGGTGCACCTTTCGTGGTACCAACAGAGCTTTCCGGCGCGGATTCCATTAGCCAAGAAGAAACTCAGGAGGTGGAAGTACTGGATGATTccacgcagcagcaacaggaacAGGAGAACCAGCAGGAACTGGAAGAAAAGGTTCAGGATGCAGCATCGGAGACCTTACCCACATCGGAAACATCGAACGTTTCTCAGGATAGTGAGATTACAAACGCAGAATTTCCAATTCATGAAAACGTCCCCGCCACTCCGGAAATGCTGTTCACGCAAACTGTGCATGGCGAAGAGTACGCTGGTGACGCCCTGTTGAATGCTGTCCAGAGCGTGGAAGAACTAGAACCGATTGTTCACGATATCATCGTCGAACACGCGGATCAAAACGAGCTACAGCCGCAAGTGGCCGAGATGGTGCAAGACCCGTTGCCAGCGAAGGTCGATGCAATGGAGGAGGGCGTCAACGAAGTACTCCCCGAATTGGACAACGCTCCGGCCGATATGGAAGCGGCACCATTGGCACTAGTCACGGCTGACGCTGGATCGAGCGAGGGTGCGGCGAGCAACGGTGTCGATGCTCTAGCGGAGAGTGCGGTAGAAAGTGACCAGCAGGTGAACGAACTGTCGCCCGGGTCGGCGATTGATGGCGACGTCGTCACTGCCGATGATTCATCGGAAGCGAACGTCAGCAGCGTTGTAGGGGATGTTACAAATTCGGACGAACCGGAACAGCTTGCTTCCGCGCCGGAAGTGGCTGACGTTAAGGCGGACAGCACCGATGAAGAAGCGGAGGAAAGTTCTATCTCTTACTTCTCCTTCGCCGCCGTGAACCAGCCTGCTGAAGATGATCAGCAATCTTCCGTTGAAGTTGTTGCTGCCGAGCCTTCGAAGGCCCTGGAAAGTCCTGCCATCGTCGAAGAGATGGTACCACTTCGACCGAATGACAGCGTCGACCTGCCGGAGCTGATCGTGTCAACCGAGTTTCATCTGGATAGCGCCACCCAGGGTCCGGCTATTCGAcggaggaaaacttttctcttCCGAGCCGATGCCATCCGGTCGAGGCAGTGA